The Terriglobia bacterium genome has a segment encoding these proteins:
- a CDS encoding M20/M25/M40 family metallo-hydrolase, translating to MSAPHEIDRALLDALLRDLVAIDSVNSTLVPGAQGEKAAAEFFCAFLRQQGIQAELAEAAPGRPNVTAWLGPQAPAGAGGKPRAGLAILAHMDTVGAGDMPEAFTPREKEGRLYGRGALDIKSGVAAMAAAAVAIARSGQALAQPLFFAAVVDEECNSLGTAALLEHVTAGCAVVLEPTDLQLVVAHKGYAWFEVTTQGRAAHGSMPGEGRDAIRAMGRVLRALDEVEARLRLPPPHPLLGQASLHASLIAGGQELSSYPAECRLKYERRLLPGETEQSAREELERCLAELRAGNPEFAATVRPLGARPAYEISPEAPIARAAAAAIRAVTGSVRLAGMAPWTDTALLAAAGIPGVVFGPAGRGLHGREEYVELASVEICARVLAELIAAVCSAPGAA from the coding sequence ATGAGCGCGCCGCACGAAATCGACCGCGCGCTGCTGGACGCGCTGCTGCGCGATCTGGTGGCCATCGATTCCGTCAATTCCACGCTGGTTCCGGGGGCCCAAGGCGAAAAAGCGGCCGCGGAATTTTTCTGCGCATTTTTGCGCCAGCAGGGAATTCAAGCGGAACTCGCGGAAGCCGCGCCCGGCCGCCCCAACGTCACCGCCTGGCTCGGTCCGCAGGCCCCGGCCGGGGCCGGCGGCAAACCGCGCGCCGGGTTGGCGATCCTGGCGCACATGGACACCGTCGGCGCGGGGGACATGCCCGAGGCGTTCACGCCCCGGGAGAAGGAAGGACGGCTCTACGGGCGCGGGGCGCTGGACATCAAGAGCGGCGTGGCAGCGATGGCCGCCGCGGCGGTGGCCATTGCGCGCAGCGGCCAAGCTCTGGCCCAGCCGCTCTTTTTCGCCGCCGTGGTGGATGAAGAGTGCAACAGCCTGGGGACCGCGGCACTTCTCGAGCATGTCACTGCCGGCTGCGCCGTGGTTCTCGAGCCCACCGATCTGCAGTTGGTCGTCGCGCACAAGGGCTACGCGTGGTTCGAAGTGACCACGCAGGGGCGCGCCGCGCACGGCAGCATGCCCGGCGAAGGCCGCGACGCCATCCGCGCGATGGGCCGCGTTCTGCGGGCCCTCGATGAGGTGGAAGCGCGCCTGCGTCTTCCGCCGCCGCACCCGCTGCTCGGCCAGGCCTCGCTGCACGCTTCGTTGATCGCCGGCGGGCAGGAGCTATCCAGCTATCCCGCGGAGTGCCGCCTGAAATACGAGCGCAGGCTCCTGCCGGGGGAGACGGAGCAGTCCGCGCGGGAAGAGCTGGAGCGGTGTCTCGCGGAGCTGCGCGCCGGCAATCCCGAGTTTGCGGCCACCGTCCGGCCACTCGGCGCGCGCCCCGCGTACGAAATTTCGCCAGAAGCGCCCATCGCGCGCGCCGCGGCCGCGGCCATCCGTGCGGTCACGGGCAGTGTGCGCCTGGCGGGCATGGCTCCCTGGACGGACACCGCGCTGCTGGCCGCGGCAGGCATCCCGGGAGTTGTCTTCGGTCCCGCGGGCCGGGGCCTGCATGGACGGGAAGAGTACGTGGAGCTCGCTTCGGTGGAAATCTGCGCGCGGGTCCTGGCCGAGCTGATCGCTGCGGTCTGTTCCGCGCCGGGCGCGGCGTAA